Sequence from the Deltaproteobacteria bacterium genome:
GTCTCCCCCCTTGGGGAGTCCTCCGCCACCGTGAGAGTCCGCTCGAAGCGACGATCGTAAACACTGAGTGTGCTGACATGTACGACTCGCCTCACTCCGGTAAGTCGAGCGGCCTCGGCAACATTAATTGTTCCCTGAATGTTAACCGTAAACGCCCAGTGCGGATTCGCAGCGACCCGCCCAGCAATAATGGCCGCCGTGTGTAGCACCTTATCGATCTTGTGTTCCTGAATCGTTTGCGTCAAGCAGGGTAAGTCTAGGATATCGCCCCGAACCGACAAATAGTCCACGGCGCCGAGTTTGTCCTTCAAGAACCGTTCTCGGGGCTCGAAATCGAAGAACACCAGACGTTCACCGCGCTGGGCCGCAAATTCCCCGAAGGAAGTGCCGATCAGTCCGCTTCCTGTTATCAGCGTCGTCATAGGGAGTTGAACTCAGTCCACAAGCAGAGGCCGTACATCCGACCGTAGCCTCTTCTCCGGTCCAAGATCAACGCCCTTGCACCCGCACGATGGGTTTCACGACCGTTCGTTCGTTGGAAGGCCATACGGCGCGGACTGGAAACTGACTGGAGCAATTCGGGGGGTGGTGCTTCCTAGCTTGACTTATTCGCCTTCGGCCCAGCCACGCTTGATATAACAAATAGGGTCGCTTTACCTTTGCGTTTCAGACCAGCAGCGACCAGTTACGGCAGCGGTTCGGCTCTGAGGAGTTGCTTAGCTAACCCTCAAGAGACTGTGTCGTATCGCGAAAAAACAAACATTGTCATTCCGCGGTCTTCCGAGGAGTCTCGCCTTTTCAGCCACATGCGAAGGAGAGATTTCTCGCCTCTTGCTTGAAATGACAACTGCGACAAAGTCTCTAGGGGAGAGGGACCTAAAGCTCGTCGGCGCAAAGAGTGCAAAGATGGAACTTAGGTTCTTTGTAATAGCTCGCGCGCTGCTATTTGGTTGTCGTCGCGCTCATAGGCGGCGATGATAGCTTGGACCAAATGGTGGCGCGCGACGTCTTTTTCCGTGAAGTGCACGAAGCTGATGCCGTGCACGCCTTTCAAAATTCTCGCGGCTTCTTTCAAGCCAGAGGGTTTTCCTGCCGGTAGATCGACCTGCGTGGCGTCGCCGGTGATGACCGCCTTCGAGCCATAACCTAACCTCGTTAGAAACATCTTCATTTGCTCTGGTGTGGTGTTCTGCGCTTCGTCGAGAATGACGAACGAGTCATTCAACGTGCGGCCGCGCATGAACGCCAGCGGTGCCACTTCGATGGTGCCGCGCTCGACCATTTTGCGGGCGCGGTCGAAGTCGACCATGTCGTGCAAGGCGTCGTAGAGTGGGCGTAAATACGGATTCACTTTTTCCGCCAAGTCGCCCGGGAGAAATCCTAGTTTCTCGCCGGCCTCTACAGCGGGGCGCGTGAGAATAATTCTTACATAGTTATTCTTCATCAACTCCGCCACCGCCATGGCCATCGCCAAATAAGTTTTACCGGTGCCAGCAGGGCCGATGCCGAAGACGATGTCGTAGCGGCGAATCGCTTCGATGTAGGCTTTCTGTGCGATACTTTTCGGTGTGATCGTGCGCTTGTGCGCAGAGATGTAGATCGTATCGAGAAAAATATCTTGCAGGCGGGCGCGGCTGTCGCCGCTCAAGATTCGGATCGCGTAGTCGACGTCGCTGGCGTAAACCGGATAGCCTTTTTCCAGCAAGTTGTAGAGTTGGCGCAAGATTTGGCTGACAAGCTCGACCTGCGGCGGGTCGCCTTCGACCTCGATGGACGAGCCGCGGGCGCGGATTTTTACGCCTAGGGTGTGCTGCAAGATTTTGATGTGTTGATCGTGCTGCCCCAGTAAATCGCGAAACAGACGGGGATCGTTAAAATCGAGCTGATTGACGCCGATCTCGGTGACGCCTTCGCCAAAAAGTCTTTTCTCGTCTTTCACTCGGTTTCTCCTATGAGCTGGAGGACGATTTCACGGTTGCGCGCGCGGTTATCGAAATCGATCAGAATGACCTGCTGCCATGTGCCGAGCATGGGCCGGCCATTTCGCACCGGGATCGAGACCGACGGGCCAAAGAGCGACGCGCGCAGATGCGAGAAGCCGTTGTCGTCGCCCCAGCGGTCGTCATGATGATATTTTCGATTGGACGGAATCAGCTTTTCGACGAACTCTTTGAGGTCCTGCACGAGGCCGGGCTCGTATTCAATGGTCGTCAGCGCCGCGGTGGAGCCGGTGACAAACAGCGTGATCAGGCCGTTTTGCAGACGGGATTTTTTCAGCGAGTCGCGAACCTTCGCGGTGAGATCGACGATGTCACAGAAGCCGGAAGTATTTTCGGTGATCTTCTCGGTGTGAATCATTGCGCCTGGCGAATTAGCTCCTCGGCTCGCTTTAACGCTTCGTTGAGCTTTGTCGGGTCTTTGCCGCCGGCCTGAGCGAAATCGGGCCGCCCGCCACCGCCGCCGCCGACGATGCGCGCCAGCTCTTTGATGATGTTGCCGGCGTGAAATTTTTTCGTCAGTTCTTTGGAGACAGAGGAAACCAGGCTCACGGTGTCGCCGCTGGCGGCCGCTAGCACGACCACTCCCGCCCCGAGCTTATCTTTCAACTGATCGGAAATGTCGCGCAGCTGTTTGGCGTCGGTGCCTTCCAGCGCGGCGATCAGAACGTTGGCGCCGTTGATCGATTGCTTTTTCGCCAGCAGTTCGGGGATCTGATCTTTTTCCAATTGACCGCGCAGCTTCTCGATTTCGCGCTCCAACTCTTTTTGGCGGTCGAGGAGCCGCTTCACTTTGTCGATGGCGTCGTCGGCGCTACCGCGGACGAGGTTGCCGATTTCCGTCAGGCGCGCTTCGTAGGCGCGGATCAATTCCAGCGCGCCCTCGCCGGTGAAGGCCTCGACGCGGCGCACGCCGGCAGCGACGCCGCCCTCGGAGTGCAACTTGAACAGACCGATCTCGCCGGAGCGGCCGACATGGGTGCCGCCGCACAGCTCGGTGGAGAAGTCGCCGATCTTCACGACGCGCACGCGGTCGCCGTATTTGTCGCCGAAAAAAGCCAGTGCGCCGCGCTTGATCGCTTCGGCGTAGGCCAACTCGTCTATATTAACACCGGCGTCCTCACGAATATGGCTATTGACCTGGTTTTCGATCGCCGCCAGCTTTTCATCCGCGATGGCGCCGGTGTGATTGAAATCGAAACGCAGCCGGTCCGGCGTCACCAGCGAACCGGCCTGGCGCACATGTTGGCCCAACTCGCGGCGCAGCACGGCGTGCAAAATATGGGTGGCCGAATGATTCAGCTTGGTGCGCTGGCGCTGTTTGCGGTCGACCGTGAGTTGAACTTTATCACCGACTTGCACGCGGCCTTTTTTCACACGCCCGCGATGCGCTGTGAGCTGGGGCGTCGGATGGTGGGTATCGATGACCTCGACGAGATCGCCGCGCGCAGTGGCAATTGCGCCGCGGTCGCCGACCTGGCCGCCGGACTCACCGTAGAAAGGGGTCTCGGCGGTTAACAATTCGATCTCGTCGCCCTCGCCGGCCTCCTGAATACCACCGTTGTTTGAATAAATCGCCAACACCTGCGACTCGCCTTCCAAGCGATCGTAGCCGATGAAGCAGACCGGGCGGTCGAGCTGGATCTTGGCTTCCATGCTGACGGTTTCGCGCGCCTCGCGGCCGCGGGCGCGCTGCTCTTCCATCAGTTTTTCAAAGCCGGCTTGATCGACGCTCATGCCTTCGCCGCGCAGAATGTCTTCCGTCAAATCGAGCGGAAAGCCATAGGTGTCGTAGAGGCGGAAGGCGACGTCGCCGGACAGAACGTTTTTCCTGTCGCCCTTGAGCTTGGCGGTCGCGTCGTCGAGCAGCACCAAGCCTTTTTCTAGAGTCTCGCCGAAACGTTCCTCTTCGATGCGAATCACTTCGCCGATGCGCTGCTGCTCGCTACGTAATTCCGGATAGGCATCGCCCATCACTTGAATCACCGTGCCGGCCACTTGATAGAGGAAGGGGTCTTTCAAACCGATCAAGCGGCCGTGGCGCGCGGCACGACGCAAGAGCCGGCGCAAGACGTAGCCGCGGCCTTCGTTGCTCGGCGTGACGCCGTCGGCGATCAAGAAGCTCACGGCGCGGGCATGGTCGTCGATGACGCGATAGGAAATATCGGCAACCGGATCGACCCCATATTTTTTGCCGGTGAGGCGCTCGGTGGTGGCGGTCAACTGGCGCATGGAGTCGATGTCGTAATTGGACAGAACCTTCTGCAGCACGGCGGTGATACGCTCCATGCCCATGCCGGTGTCGACATGTTTCGACGGCAGTTCTTCCAGCTCGCGATTTTCTTTGCGGTTGTATTGAATGAAAACCAGATTCCACAATTCGATATAACGAGCGCAGTCACCGTTGACGCGGCACTCGTGCCCCGCCGGGCCTTGCCAGTCGCAGGCGGCCGGGCCGCGGTCTAGGTGAATCTCGCTGCATGGGCCGCAGGGGCCGGTCTCGCCCATCTCCCAGAAGTTTTCTTTTTCGCCGAAGCGGCTGACGCGTTCCTTGGGCAGACCGCTGATCTTGAACCAAAGCTGCTCGGCAGCGTCGTCGTTTAAGTAAACCGTCGCGTAAAGCTTGTCCTTGGGCAGACCCCATTCGTCGGTCAAGAGTTTCCAGGCCCACTCGATCGCTTCGGCCTTGTAGTAATCGCCGAAGGACCAGTTGCCGAGCATTTCAAAAAACGTGTGGTGATAAGTGTCGCGGCCGACCGCTTCCAAATCGTTGTGCTTGCCGCTGATGCGCAGACATTTTTGCGAGCTGGCGGCGCGCACGTAGGGCAGCCGCTCTTGGCCGAGAAAAACGTTCTTGAACTGCACCATGCCGGCGTTGGTGAAGAGCAGCGTCGGATCTTTCTCCGGCACGAGAGATGAGCTGCGCACCACGGTGTGGCCCTGCTTGACGAAATAGTCGAGAAACGATTTGCGTATTGCTGCGGCAGTGATCATTTATTAATCCGCTTCCAGCGAAAATTTCAGCACTTCGTAAATCACTTGGCTGCTGTAGCCGCGCCGCAGCAAAAACGCGGCGGCGCGCTGCAGCTGTTTGGCATCCTTCAAATCGAGATTGCGGTAATGGCGCGCGATCAGCCGCTTGGCGTTGCGCTTTTCTTCGCCGGCGCTGAAGGCTTCGACGACCGCGTCGCGGATCACTGCCGGCTTGATGCCTTTAGTGCGCAGCTCGTTCTCGATGCGTTTGGGGCCATAGCCGCGCGAGGTGACTTTCGCCGCCGTCCAACTGCGCGCGAAGTTGCCGTCATTCAAATAGTTCAACTCACGCAGCCGCGCGACGCTCCGGTCGATGGCGTGGTCGTCGTAGCCCCTCTGGCGCAGATGGCTACGCAGCTCCGCTTCGCTGCGCGGCCGGTGGCCGAGATAGCGCAGCGCCCGTTGAAAAGCGTCCTGCGCTGGTGGTTGGGAAGGTGAACTCGGCGATCGAGCGGCGATCAAAACGCTTTCCTTACTTGGCCTTTACCTTTTCCTTTTTGTCCGCTGGCGCCGCAGCTTCGGACGTCGACGAGGTTTCCGGCCGCTTGATGCCGAGCTTGTCGAGGGCTTTGTTCATGATATCCACTGCGGTGTCGGGATGGTCTCGGAGAAACTGCTTGGCGGCTTCGCGTCCCTGGCCGATGCGCTCACTGCCATAAGAGTACCACGCGCCGCTCTTTTCGACGATGCCCATTTCGCTGCCCAGGTCGACGATCTCGCCGTCGCGGGAAATGCCGGTGCCGTAGAGAATGTCGAACTCCGCTTCTTTGAACGGCGGTGCCATTTTGTTCTTGACGACTTTGACGCGGGTGCGGCCGCCGATCACGTTGTCGCCATCTTTCAAAGCGCCGGTGCGGCGAATGTCCATTCTCACCGAGGCGTAAAATTTTAACGCATTGCCGCCGGTGGTGGTCTCCGGGTTGCCGAACATGACGCCGATCTTCATGCGAATCTGGTTGATGAAAATAACCACGGTATTCGAGCGCGAAATCGTGCCGGTCAATTTGCGCAGCGCCTGCGACATGAGGCGCGCTTGCAGGCCCATGTGGGCGTCGCCCATCTCGCCCTCGATTTCCGCCTTCGGTACCAGGGCCGCGACCGAGTCGATGACCAACACGTCGATGGCGCCGCTGCGCACCAGGGTCTCGGCGATTTCCAGCGCCTGCTCGCCATGGTCGGGCTGGGAGATCAAAAGATCGTCGGTCTTGACGCCAAGCTTCTTGGCGTAGACCAGGTCGAGGGCATGCTCGGCGTCGATGTACGCCCCCATGCCGCCTTTCTTTTGCGCTTCGGCGACGATGTGCAAAGCCAAGGTCGTCTTACCGGAGGACTCTGGGCCGTAGATTTCGACCACCCGGCCGCACGGGACGCCGCCGATGCCCAAGGCGATATCGAGGCCAAGAGAGCCGGTGGAAATCACGGCCTGGTCTTTGGCTATGCCGCCTTCGCCCAGCTTCATGATCGCGCCCTTGCCGAACTGTCTTTCGATTTGGCTGACAGCGAGGTCGATCGCCTTTTCTCGATTTGCGTCCATCAATGCACTCCTTAAGGTTGCGAGCCGAGCTGTATGACTTTTAACTTACGATACTCGGCGCCCTGCGGCTTTAAGATACTTTGAAACAGAACTATTTCATTCACTTCGGACTGGCCGAAATCTACGCTGCGCCAGTTGGCCAATGCGACCGGTAAATCTTTTGGCGCGCGATCCGATTGGCGCCAACGACCGATGGTCAGGTGGGGTGTGAAGCTTCGTTTCTCAGGCTCAAAGCCGAGCGGCAACAAGCATGCTTGAACCTTAGCGGCCAATGCTACCAGCGCGTCGCTTGCCAGTCCCACCCAAATGATACGCGGCCGTTTTACATCCAGAAATACCCCTAAACCTTTAGCATTAATGGTGCAACGCGGAAAGGGGCGAACGACGGGCGTCAGAGCGGCCACCAGGTCGTCCACTTGGCTCTCCGGGATATCGCCCAAAAATTTCACTGTCAAATGAATATTGCCCGGCGCGACCCAGCGGACGTTGGTGAGACGCGGGCGGAGCCGGTCGATGGCAGCATCAATGTTTTGAATGATAGAGGGGGCGAGCTCGACGGCGATGAAGGCGCGAATCACAACGGCATCGTTCATCCGAGCAAGGTCGTGCGCAGCCAGTTCAATGCCGCTTGGGATGTGCCCTGAATGATGCGCTCGCGGTCGCCGGTGAATTGAAAGGTGCGGGCATCGTGGAAGTTGCCCATCGAGATGCTCATCCACACCGTGCCGACCGGTTTGTCCGGTGTGCCACCGCTGGGGCCGGCGATGCCGGTGACGCTGAGCGCAATGCTGGCGCCGGTTTGCTCGCGGATGCCCTGGGACATTTCCAGCGCGGTTTCGCGGCTGACGGCGCCGTGCTTATCCAGGGTCTCCGGTTGCACGCCTAGGAAGCGCTTTTTAGCGTCGTTGGCATAGGTCACGGCGCCGCCGAAATAGTAGTTTGAGCTACCCGGCACGCTGGTGATGCGATGGCTGATGTAGCCCCCTGTGCAGGATTCCGCCAGGGCAAGCGTCTGGCGGGTTTCCATCAGCAGCTGGCCGACCACTTCTTCGAGCGGGGTGTCACCCTCGGCGTAGATGTAACCGCCCAGCAGATTGAGAATCTGGTCGTGTAGTCGGACAAAATTCAGACCGCGATGTTCGCCGCTGGTTACGGCCAAGCGCAGGGAGAGGTCGGGATAGTGGGCGCGAAACGACAGTTTGGCTTCGTTGCCGAGATTGACCGAGTGGAGCAGATCGTCGAGCTTAGATTCGGTCAAACCGTAAAGCTTGAAGGTACAGGCGAGTGCCTGGTGCTGGGCGGTTTGCTGCTGGCGAATCCATGGCAGGATAGTCTCGGTCATCATGGCGCTCATTTCGCGAGGCACACCCGATAGCCAGACAAGCTGTTTGCCGCCGCCGATATCGACGCGAAAGCCCGGCGCGGTGCCGGCCGGATTGGGAATAATCGTCGACCCTTCCGGGAAGAGTGCCTGCTTAAGATTGTTTTCGGTCCAGTCAATTTTGCGCGAGGCGAAACGTTGTCTAAGCCCGTCGGCGGCGGCGGTGTCCTCTTTCAGTTTGCGGCCGATGAACTGGGCGACAATCTCCGTCGTGAGGTCGTCGGCCGTGGGGCCGAGGCCCCCGGTGCCAATGACTAGGTCGCCCAGGTCGCGCGCCGTGCGCAGCGCCCAGAGCAATCTCTCGCGGTCGTCGCCGACTTTGAGCACAGCAGGCACGCTAATGCCAAGGGCGGCCAGCCGGCTCGCAATGGCGGTCGAATTTGTGTCAACGACGCGGCCCGTCATCAATTCGTCGCCCGTGCTGAGCACCACCACCCGTTCGATCATAGGATTTCCCAATACAGCAACAAACGCAGAGCGACATACGTGTAGATACCGGCCATGACATCGTCCAGGATAATGCCCGTGCCGCCCGGCAGTTTCTCCAAATGGCTTATGGGCACTATCTTAACGATGTCAAAGAAGCGAAACAACAACAACGCTACGATCAAGACCGGAAGGGTCAGCGGTGCCGCGAAGTTAGCGACTAGAAATCCCAGGATCTCGTCGATGACAATCGCGCCGGGGTCTTTGGCTTTGAGAAAATGTGCCCCCCTTGTCGCCAGTGGAATAGCAGCGGCTATGGCGAGCAAGAGCAGGAGTCCAGCAAAGAATGGCGCAGAGCCAGCCAGGTGATTGAGTCCCAGGGAAGGGAGTAAGGCAAGGAGCGTCCCCACCGTACCGGGCATCCAGCGCGCATAGCCAACGCCCGCGCCGGTGACCACGAAAATAGTTAGTTTCCGTTCAAGCTCAACGAGTCGCAAAGGCGGCGATCTTTCTTACGAAGATGGCCGAGGTTCTATAGTGCTAGGGTCGAAAAAGGGAACTAGGATCGCGGCCCCGAGGATAGTTCCACAAGAAAGGTGCGGGTCTGGCTTTCGAATAGCTTGCGCAGGCCGGGTTCGATCTGTTCGTCGGCTGGGAAGTGGACGCCGAGCGGATCGACGTATTGGTTGTCCTTATAAAGTTCGAAGTGCAGATGCGGACCGGTGCTCCGGCCGGTCGAACCGACAAAGCCAATGACCTGGCCTTTTGTAACGGTCGTGCCAACCGTGACTCCGTCGGCGAAACTATCGAGGTGAGCATAACGGCTCATGTAAACGGGGTCGTGCTTGAGGTCGATGGTTTTGCCGTAGCCACCGTTCCATCCTGCCTCGGCAATGACTCCATCGCCGATTGCACGCACGGGCGTGCCACGGGCGGCGGCGAAGTCAACCCCGGTATGCGCCGTATTCACGCGCAGCAAGGGATTGAAGCGGTTGTCGGAAAAATGCGAGGTGATGCTGGCGAACTCCAACGGGAAGCGGAGAAATGAACGGGCCAGGCTCCGTCCCTCCAAATTGAAGTAGTTCCCCTGGCCTTTGGCGCGCTCAAAATAGATAGCGGTGAACTTTTGACCGGCATTGATCAGCTCTGCCGCCATGATACGGAGCGACGCTTTTGCATCTTGGCCTTTGCGGCTACGCTTTTCGTATAGTATCCTAAAACTGTCGCCGCTGCGCACTTCTTTTTCCAGGTCAACATCCCAGGTGAAGATATCGGTTAGTTGGGACAAGAGGGTCGGGTGAATTCCGGCCCTTCTGCCGTCTTCCATGATGGAGGTACTCACCGTTGCACTGGCGGTCTTTAGCTCCACATCAAAAGGCTTCTCGCGCCGTTGGAAGAGGACGCCGCGGATGCCCCGTTCCCAGGTCATCGTGGCCGATTCGTTCAAATCGACTTCCATGGCTTTAAGCTGCCGGTGGTTGGCGCGGGTGAATTGCGGCGAGAAGAAAAGATGGACCTCGCGGCCCGCGGGGATGCGGTGGACCCCGAAGTTCTGCTGAATGGAGCGATTCCAGAACAGCCGTTCGCTCGGGTGCAGGTTGTAGCGGCCGAGCACCTCTATGAGGGTTTCGCTTCCTTGGGTTGTATACAACACTCGCTCGCGGCGCTCGCTCAAGTCGATGGGCGGCAAGTTCGGCTGGCGGAGTAGAGCGGAGCGGGCCTGGACCCTGGTGAGCCGCTTTACGGGAGAGGCGACCGCGGTCGGCGCCGCCGGCTTTGCCTTTGCCGTTGGTGTCGGGGCTTCCTTGCGCAAGGGCTTCTGCTTGGCGGCGTTGCTATCGGCCGGTTTGGCAGCAAACATGGCGCTGATCAGCCACAGCCAAACCAAGCTCAGGAAAAGCTTCGACAACGCCGATTGGCGCCTGATGGCGGCCACGGCGTTTCGCCGAATCTTTTGGTCGATTTGTGACTGCATAGTAAAGAAATCTTACAACCAATAGACCGCTTCACCCCATCTGTCAACCGAAAAATTGAAAAAACACGAATCAATGCGCCCAGTTGGCAACTGAAGCCAGGATTTGTCAGTTGTCGTCGTATACGAGAAGCTTTCTGACGGCAATTTCCAGGAAGAAGAGTAGGAAGGCTAACATGATCAGGGGTTGGCGCACCGGTGTGAAGCTCTTGCTTTCTTGGCTGCGAGCGGCCACATCGGCAGCTTGCGGGTTCATCTTGCCGCCGGTTGCCTCGGCAAGGCGAGTCAAGAGATCGACATTGGCGTCGGCCCGCGGGCGCTCGCTGGCTAGATCGTAAGGCTGGCTATAGCTTAGGGCAGGGTATGCGATTTGGCGCG
This genomic interval carries:
- a CDS encoding NAD(P)-dependent oxidoreductase, with protein sequence MTTLITGSGLIGTSFGEFAAQRGERLVFFDFEPRERFLKDKLGAVDYLSVRGDILDLPCLTQTIQEHKIDKVLHTAAIIAGRVAANPHWAFTVNIQGTINVAEAARLTGVRRVVHVSTLSVYDRRFERTLTVAEDSPRGETTPYGYSKAVQELVLEAYQRQYGFDLLVVRLAHVFGLGHFLGGAASGAITHTLLTSGRRGDVANIDLSQTSPLERIYAKDVGRAVEQAMTVPMPPVTVFNVGTGHVTTFDELVLSVRKIFPALRVEIVEDGSKRAAAKKP
- a CDS encoding PhoH family protein gives rise to the protein MGVNQLDFNDPRLFRDLLGQHDQHIKILQHTLGVKIRARGSSIEVEGDPPQVELVSQILRQLYNLLEKGYPVYASDVDYAIRILSGDSRARLQDIFLDTIYISAHKRTITPKSIAQKAYIEAIRRYDIVFGIGPAGTGKTYLAMAMAVAELMKNNYVRIILTRPAVEAGEKLGFLPGDLAEKVNPYLRPLYDALHDMVDFDRARKMVERGTIEVAPLAFMRGRTLNDSFVILDEAQNTTPEQMKMFLTRLGYGSKAVITGDATQVDLPAGKPSGLKEAARILKGVHGISFVHFTEKDVARHHLVQAIIAAYERDDNQIAARELLQRT
- a CDS encoding YjbQ family protein, with protein sequence MIHTEKITENTSGFCDIVDLTAKVRDSLKKSRLQNGLITLFVTGSTAALTTIEYEPGLVQDLKEFVEKLIPSNRKYHHDDRWGDDNGFSHLRASLFGPSVSIPVRNGRPMLGTWQQVILIDFDNRARNREIVLQLIGETE
- the alaS gene encoding alanine--tRNA ligase, with amino-acid sequence MTAAAIRKSFLDYFVKQGHTVVRSSSLVPEKDPTLLFTNAGMVQFKNVFLGQERLPYVRAASSQKCLRISGKHNDLEAVGRDTYHHTFFEMLGNWSFGDYYKAEAIEWAWKLLTDEWGLPKDKLYATVYLNDDAAEQLWFKISGLPKERVSRFGEKENFWEMGETGPCGPCSEIHLDRGPAACDWQGPAGHECRVNGDCARYIELWNLVFIQYNRKENRELEELPSKHVDTGMGMERITAVLQKVLSNYDIDSMRQLTATTERLTGKKYGVDPVADISYRVIDDHARAVSFLIADGVTPSNEGRGYVLRRLLRRAARHGRLIGLKDPFLYQVAGTVIQVMGDAYPELRSEQQRIGEVIRIEEERFGETLEKGLVLLDDATAKLKGDRKNVLSGDVAFRLYDTYGFPLDLTEDILRGEGMSVDQAGFEKLMEEQRARGREARETVSMEAKIQLDRPVCFIGYDRLEGESQVLAIYSNNGGIQEAGEGDEIELLTAETPFYGESGGQVGDRGAIATARGDLVEVIDTHHPTPQLTAHRGRVKKGRVQVGDKVQLTVDRKQRQRTKLNHSATHILHAVLRRELGQHVRQAGSLVTPDRLRFDFNHTGAIADEKLAAIENQVNSHIREDAGVNIDELAYAEAIKRGALAFFGDKYGDRVRVVKIGDFSTELCGGTHVGRSGEIGLFKLHSEGGVAAGVRRVEAFTGEGALELIRAYEARLTEIGNLVRGSADDAIDKVKRLLDRQKELEREIEKLRGQLEKDQIPELLAKKQSINGANVLIAALEGTDAKQLRDISDQLKDKLGAGVVVLAAASGDTVSLVSSVSKELTKKFHAGNIIKELARIVGGGGGGRPDFAQAGGKDPTKLNEALKRAEELIRQAQ
- a CDS encoding regulatory protein RecX: MIAARSPSSPSQPPAQDAFQRALRYLGHRPRSEAELRSHLRQRGYDDHAIDRSVARLRELNYLNDGNFARSWTAAKVTSRGYGPKRIENELRTKGIKPAVIRDAVVEAFSAGEEKRNAKRLIARHYRNLDLKDAKQLQRAAAFLLRRGYSSQVIYEVLKFSLEAD
- the recA gene encoding recombinase RecA — encoded protein: MDANREKAIDLAVSQIERQFGKGAIMKLGEGGIAKDQAVISTGSLGLDIALGIGGVPCGRVVEIYGPESSGKTTLALHIVAEAQKKGGMGAYIDAEHALDLVYAKKLGVKTDDLLISQPDHGEQALEIAETLVRSGAIDVLVIDSVAALVPKAEIEGEMGDAHMGLQARLMSQALRKLTGTISRSNTVVIFINQIRMKIGVMFGNPETTTGGNALKFYASVRMDIRRTGALKDGDNVIGGRTRVKVVKNKMAPPFKEAEFDILYGTGISRDGEIVDLGSEMGIVEKSGAWYSYGSERIGQGREAAKQFLRDHPDTAVDIMNKALDKLGIKRPETSSTSEAAAPADKKEKVKAK
- the thpR gene encoding RNA 2',3'-cyclic phosphodiesterase translates to MNDAVVIRAFIAVELAPSIIQNIDAAIDRLRPRLTNVRWVAPGNIHLTVKFLGDIPESQVDDLVAALTPVVRPFPRCTINAKGLGVFLDVKRPRIIWVGLASDALVALAAKVQACLLPLGFEPEKRSFTPHLTIGRWRQSDRAPKDLPVALANWRSVDFGQSEVNEIVLFQSILKPQGAEYRKLKVIQLGSQP
- a CDS encoding competence/damage-inducible protein A, which gives rise to MIERVVVLSTGDELMTGRVVDTNSTAIASRLAALGISVPAVLKVGDDRERLLWALRTARDLGDLVIGTGGLGPTADDLTTEIVAQFIGRKLKEDTAAADGLRQRFASRKIDWTENNLKQALFPEGSTIIPNPAGTAPGFRVDIGGGKQLVWLSGVPREMSAMMTETILPWIRQQQTAQHQALACTFKLYGLTESKLDDLLHSVNLGNEAKLSFRAHYPDLSLRLAVTSGEHRGLNFVRLHDQILNLLGGYIYAEGDTPLEEVVGQLLMETRQTLALAESCTGGYISHRITSVPGSSNYYFGGAVTYANDAKKRFLGVQPETLDKHGAVSRETALEMSQGIREQTGASIALSVTGIAGPSGGTPDKPVGTVWMSISMGNFHDARTFQFTGDRERIIQGTSQAALNWLRTTLLG
- a CDS encoding phosphatidylglycerophosphatase A, whose product is MVTGAGVGYARWMPGTVGTLLALLPSLGLNHLAGSAPFFAGLLLLLAIAAAIPLATRGAHFLKAKDPGAIVIDEILGFLVANFAAPLTLPVLIVALLLFRFFDIVKIVPISHLEKLPGGTGIILDDVMAGIYTYVALRLLLYWEIL